In one window of Nakamurella alba DNA:
- a CDS encoding acyl-CoA dehydrogenase family protein, which produces MSRATSADFGVRARDWLEANVPRRAAGELPPVASVRDPRPGEIGRARRRQAALSAAGLAGISWPVEFGGAGLGETEERLFLKLSSDYDLELESFKVAMDLVGPTILAHGTDEQRSRYLPRILSGADLWCQLFSEPGAGSDLASLATRAELRDDGWHVTGQKVWTSGGHDADLAILVARTDFSVPKHRGLTYFVAGMHEPGVTVRPLRQMNGGSHFAEVFLDDVVLPADSVLGGVGNGWQVVRTTLGNERSAIGGDPGIEAEQLIGLGNSVARHRGSASLPDPVLVDAIVAVHVRNRALAALTRRTEQRAAAGAQPGPEASIFKLEYADVQRVGNDIAMRILGPDALLSGSDGVGAGAWQANLLTSPYLRIAGGTDEIQRNIIAERILQLPADREDGRSLPFDQLRRG; this is translated from the coding sequence GCGCGCGACTGGCTCGAGGCGAACGTTCCCCGCCGTGCCGCGGGAGAGCTGCCCCCGGTGGCCAGCGTGCGGGACCCGAGACCCGGTGAGATCGGGCGTGCCCGCCGGAGGCAGGCGGCGCTCTCCGCCGCGGGGCTCGCGGGGATCTCGTGGCCGGTCGAATTCGGCGGCGCAGGACTCGGTGAGACCGAAGAACGCCTGTTCCTGAAACTGTCGTCGGACTACGATCTCGAGCTCGAGTCGTTCAAGGTGGCCATGGATCTCGTCGGACCGACGATCCTCGCGCACGGGACGGACGAACAGAGGTCGCGATATCTTCCCCGCATCCTGTCCGGGGCGGACCTCTGGTGCCAGCTCTTCAGCGAGCCCGGCGCAGGCAGCGACCTCGCCTCGCTCGCAACCCGGGCCGAACTCCGGGACGACGGCTGGCACGTCACCGGACAGAAGGTCTGGACCTCCGGCGGACACGACGCGGATCTCGCGATTCTCGTTGCCAGAACCGACTTCTCGGTGCCGAAGCATCGGGGACTGACCTACTTCGTCGCCGGCATGCACGAACCCGGGGTCACGGTGCGACCACTGCGCCAGATGAACGGTGGTTCCCATTTCGCCGAGGTGTTCCTCGACGATGTGGTGCTGCCGGCGGACAGCGTGCTGGGCGGCGTCGGGAACGGGTGGCAGGTGGTGCGTACCACGTTGGGCAACGAACGGTCGGCGATCGGTGGCGATCCCGGCATCGAGGCGGAGCAACTGATCGGTCTCGGCAACTCGGTGGCGAGGCATCGCGGCTCGGCATCCCTGCCCGATCCGGTCCTGGTGGACGCCATCGTCGCGGTCCACGTGCGCAACCGTGCTCTCGCCGCACTGACCCGGCGCACCGAGCAGCGCGCAGCAGCCGGTGCCCAGCCCGGTCCGGAGGCCTCCATCTTCAAGCTCGAGTACGCCGATGTGCAGCGGGTCGGGAACGACATCGCCATGCGCATCCTGGGTCCGGATGCGCTCCTTTCCGGATCGGACGGTGTGGGCGCAGGAGCGTGGCAGGCCAACCTGCTCACTTCGCCGTACCTGAGGATCGCCGGTGGCACCGACGAGATCCAGCGGAACATCATCGCCGAGCGGATCCTGCAACTCCCCGCCGACCGGGAGGACGGGCGGTCATTGCCGTTCGACCAGCTCCGTCGCGGATGA